DNA sequence from the Schistocerca americana isolate TAMUIC-IGC-003095 chromosome 2, iqSchAmer2.1, whole genome shotgun sequence genome:
TCTAGAGTGATGCAGCTGTTCTTAAGGAAGATTGCGTCGAGGGTCTCATCGTATGAGTGGACAGAGCACGCCAGCGACATTGACTTGTGGCGGTCGCTGTCGTCCTTGGCCATCTTGAACTTGTACCGGAAGTTGGACGCCTGCACTGGGTCTCCCATGAGCAGCACAGCCAGGTGCATCTTTCGAcgctccatactgaagcgcctaacgTAGGCGAAAGTCTCGCCGAAGGCGAATACCGCGTGACGGTAGTCCTGGAAGCAGTCACTCTGGGTGACGCTCTGCCAGAAGTGCGGGAGGTCATGGTTCTTCATGGAGTAGCGGTCAGGGTGCACCATGGTGACGTGGGAAAGCAGCTGGTCGCGGCGACCCCGCCAGCCACAGACCAGGGGACAGGCAAGCGGCCTGTAGGCGCAGCCAGCTTCGTGGGAGAGCTTCACATGTGCAGGCAGCTTCTGTGGGCAGCCGCGGTTCGAGTAGCTGCAAGGGTACAGTGACGTCACGGACAGTTGTTCGAGCGCCAGGTTCCGCCTCGAGTCGATGCGCATGTCACACGTCGGACACAACTCGTTGCACTTAGTCAGACAGGACCCACACAAATTGTGACCGTTAGGGCACATAAAGATGGGCGACGCCATGTACTCGTAGCAGACAGGGCACTCGAGAACAATCTGAAGGTGCCTCTCCAGTTTCCTCGTGTCACCTTTCGTTGTCGTATCAGTCTTGGATACCGTCGACAGGTTACTCCTTTTGGTGTCGCCTCCAACATCCTGGACCAACCGCGCTGGTTTTGGCGGTGGCTTCTTTGCAGTATCTGGGCTTTTGGGGCGTCGAGCGTTTGGGCTCCGTCCATCCATGGCGAGCAACTAGCTCGTGTACATGCCGCTTGATACAGCCAGAGAACACCTCGGTTCACATAAGAGGTAGTACCTGAATCAATTAAACTCCAATTAAAGTACATTGtagattgttgaaaattaatttCTGACACTGTTTTGAATTACGATACTAACTTACAAATATCCATTCATTGACACTATGCTATCCaatgagagaggaattaaaatgtGCAAATATGGAAGATACGAGACGGAACATACGGAACATACAAAATATGAGTGCTAGCTATCAATCAGCATTAAGAAATTGTCAGTTGTAGAACAGAGCAGTTTTCTATACatactctctgtctctctttctctgtctctcactctctctcttctctctctctctctctctctctctctctctctctgtcacacacacacacacacacacacacacacacacacacacacacacacacacacacacaataactatTTTTGTTCTATTGTCTACGTTGTTATTTATCCTGGTAAGTTGGCAATCTTCAGATTATCTCCTACATGTATCCAAACAACTTCAGTGACTCAACATAAGCAATATGTATAGTAACAAGAAGAAAGGTTATAAAAACGATACCATCAACAACAATATACTTTTTGTACAGTTGGGCTTGCAGCATGAAATATGTCGTAGTATGACATTTTAAATTGAATCTTCCAAGTTTGCTGctaaagcttttattttatttcgtagacTAGGCCCATTTCGGCAATATTGCCATTGTCACGTACACCTGCGAATGTTACAGTTGGTAA
Encoded proteins:
- the LOC124593927 gene encoding E3 ubiquitin-protein ligase SIAH1B-like; the protein is MDGRSPNARRPKSPDTAKKPPPKPARLVQDVGGDTKRSNLSTVSKTDTTTKGDTRKLERHLQIVLECPVCYEYMASPIFMCPNGHNLCGSCLTKCNELCPTCDMRIDSRRNLALEQLSVTSLYPCSYSNRGCPQKLPAHVKLSHEAGCAYRPLACPLVCGWRGRRDQLLSHVTMVHPDRYSMKNHDLPHFWQSVTQSDCFQDYRHAVFAFGETFAYVRRFSMERRKMHLAVLLMGDPVQASNFRYKFKMAKDDSDRHKSMSLACSVHSYDETLDAIFLKNSCITLDFETLVFYGNGPRSLKISKVQQTGHSESKPIVV